The Dysidea avara chromosome 11, odDysAvar1.4, whole genome shotgun sequence genome includes the window TTTACTAACTGTTTTTGCTCAACATGTACACATTATATGTACAAGAATTTCAAGAATTTCATCAATCACTTGAAAATGTCAGGAATGTTTTTGTTGTTGAATAATTTATAGCATAGCAATAATCATGTGTGTATTTTccattacagtacattatagtGTTGTTGATTATCATTGCCGTGGTATGGTTGGGTGACATTGTGATACGTTATGTGTACCATAAGAGTCGTCTGTTGATCTGTTCATCAAAAATACCTGCTGTACAGTATCGTCGTGAGAATGGAGAAGAAATGGTATCTCTGTTGGATGAAGAAAATGATGTAACTGTAACAGAGAACATGGAACATGACAACAGTGTGGTTGCCATGGTGGACACACAGAGACCTGAAGCTATTGATGAGGTCCTGATAATAGCACAAGCAGAAGAGACTATTGAAAATGACTAACCCAACCTCTGCCTATTCCAAAACttctttttcaatttttttattcatttcATTCATTCTGTACTTCATGAATTAAAATTGTTATTCTACTATTTACTGTGATATGTGAAAacatcaaaaaaaaattttgtggGAGTTTAGGTcttgtctgtttttttttttttgtttttttttgtttttttttttttggggggggggggggagtaaTTAGATTAGGCGTACTGCTCACATGTACTGCTGCTTATATCCTTATGAGGTCACTACCAGTTACCCTGGACAATAGCCTCCAGTGTCTCTGGCTAAAGTGGATGACTTGATAGCAAAAATCTTAATTGATCGTAGTACTCTTGTTGTGCTTCTTCAGACAGTCAGTTAATCCACTGAGTTGTGTGTCCTACCTGGCAATGTGATGTAAGGTTCAGTTTTATTGATAGCAACAAAAGAGTTGAACACAACTAACCAATGACAAGCACAGATAACATCACATGGTAACTGAGAACTTATTTGTCCTGCCTTTAAGGACAAAAAAGCATTTCAGAATAACATTACAAATGTATAATACACAGCTTAGAGAAATTCTGTACATATTTCATTGGAGGGCACCTCCTGGCTTGAGTGCAGGTATATATCCAGTGTTTGAGAGAGACAGATACTGTACAAAGGTAAGAACATTTTATCTTCTCACTAAGGACCTGTGGAGAAAGGTAAGCCTGTTACAAGAGtgagaaacatgtaactaaaattgtGTGAATTGCAGAATAAAATCCCAAACCAGGTATTACCCTTCAGTCTTCACAAGTTCACACAGGTCCTTAGTGAAGACTGGTCTATTGAGAAGACTCGCCATATACCAGTTTTCGGCACAAAGTTCACATAGACATTATCCTTAACCAGTTTTGATAGAGTGCTGGTATATTGTGAGTGTTGTATGTATTAAGCCATTAAAGTAGCCGTACATGTTGTTGTATAACATTAGCAGTGTTGACCGTTTTACACAGTATAATACACCAACAGTTCAACTATAAACTTAATTGAGTGTTCTTTGACTATCATGTTGGACATGATATACTGGTGGTGTTCTACACTGTTTTCTGAATATCTCTATCTGATTCTTTGTTCAGTCTACAGACTCTACCTAATGTGCTAATACAACGAATTAGATGAtctgaacgttctattagagtatatatggTTCTGTTTTAGTAGAGGATGTTTCTCGCTCTAATGGTACATGCTGTCCGTCATATCTAGTACGTTACACACTCACTTATTACAGTATACTCTGTATTATAATGGATAATTGCTGTATTAAAGTCAATTCAAATTGCTGCAGCCATGCTGCTGCTGCGTGCTGCTGCTGCGTGCTGCTGCGTGCTGCTGCGTGCTGCGTGCTGCTGCTGCGTGCTGCGTGCTGCTGCTGCGTGCTGCTGTTGCGTGCTGCGTGCTGCTGCGTGCTGCTGCTGCGTGCTGCTGCTGCGTGCTGCTGCTGCGTGCTGCTGCTGCGTGCTGCTGTTGCGTGCTgcgtgctgctgctgctgcgtGCTGCATCTGCGTGCTGCTGTTGCGTGCTGCGTGCTGCTGTTGCGTGCTGCGTGCTGCTGTTGCGTGCTGCGTGCTGCTGTTGCGTGCTGCTGTTGCGTGCTGCGTGCTGCTGTTgcgtgctgctgctgctgctgcgtgctgctgctgctgcgtGCTTAGTACAACCATAGTACAACAATGTGTGacttgaatgttttattagagattACGGTATTCGAAAATAATAGAATATACGATAAATATGCATATGGAAAGTTCGGACGAAGATGAAGAAGAGGCAGCTCCCTATAGTTCTGTTAATATGCACGAGGTAGAAATATTGCTGTGTGGTGATGCATATCCCATGACTAATGTCGCGGTGTAGCCAGAAGAACTATCGCTGTTCAGACAACAATGGCAACTGGAACTACAACTACAGTCGACGAATAAAGTTCAAAATGCCCTGTCCGTAGACGCTGAAACAAAAGTAGGTGTGAATTAATTTTCGAATATTTTTACGGAATTTATTTAAAGGCTAAGACTTTCTTCAGTCAAGGAATAGCTGCAGAACGACATGGCAACCACTATCAAGGTATTAAATGAATATCGACTTCTGTTACCTTTTATCACCATGAATACACTACACTTCACACACACAGCCATTTCATATTACCGTCAGGCTATACAGTTAGTACCAGACATTGAACACAAGATGTGCTATAATGATGCTACTACTAGTGGTACTGGTAAGTCACCTATGGATGTTGTCTGTAGGTATCTTGTGTGCTTTTAATAGAAACACATGAAGTTGGTACtaggtaagtgtgtgtgtgtgtgcttgcgttGTTCGTGTGTGGGTGCTTGCGTTGTTCGTGTGTGCGTGCTTGCGTtgttcgtgtgtgtgtgcttgcgttGTTCGTGTGTGCGGGCTTGCGTTGTTCGTGTGTGCGTGCTTGCGTTGTTTGTTTGTGCGTGCTTGCGTTGttcgtgtgtgtgcatgcatgtgtgtgtgagcgGTGTGCACTAGTTAATGCTCTTGTCATTTCCATAGTAACCTATCATCACAACTAGTGGAAAACTTCCAGCACTTGTCATTATTTGTGACCTGTTCACCTGATATTCCCACCACAGTTAGGAGGTTACCATAGTGACTTAGCTGCTTACATGATCTCCACATTACAGCAAGCCCACATCTCATGTCTACCACAAGAAATCATGATCACCATCCTCCGCTGGACTGTCTCCTCTGACCTGCACCTGCAGTGTCTTGAACAGGTCTCCATGGTGAGTGTCATTATGGTGATGGTGGGTAACATGGATACGCACACGTGTGCACGCATACCACACACCCTCGTGCATTCACATAATAAAAGCTAGCCTTTGGCTTCTATATGCACAACCATGTCTACCATATTGAGCCACCTGCGCAGTATATACTCAGGCATTATGAGTGCAGTCTTCCTGGGGTAAGTCTGGTACCCCACATGACATGTGTGATGCACTACAGAAACACACACTGCATGTAGCTATGTCTTAATATTGTTGTCACTTATCTTGTAGGTATGCAAAGGCTTTTATTTGTTGGCACGGCAACCTTCAATATGGCGGCTGGCATGTACCAAGCTATGGGGCAGAGACTGTGTCCCATCATCTTATGGGGGATCATGGCGACACATGTTCATTACACGACCACACCCTCATTTTCATGGTTCGTATTTGTGTACACTTCTTTGTAGAGGACACTTTGAGACCAACCATAATATGGACACTTGACACCCAGACACTTAGGTAAGGTCCAAAGTGTCCTTTAGTACATacactgacctggaaaatcagaacactattggttggtcccaaggtgtcctgcTCCCACCATATTTGATGACTACTTAGTATCACACAAACTCTTATAGGGTTGTACATTAGTGAGTGTTCATACGTGAGACAAGGGGAGGCGTCTCTTGATAGGTTCTACCGACCTTTCCACACTGTTGTATATTATCGTTATCTTCGCTTCTTCTCTAATGGTAAGCATACACTTTCAGCAAACACCCTCCTAATGACTAGCACCCCAACAGGTCGAGTACTATATCTCACTAGCCCGGAGGACCCGGCTTCATGTGTGAGTAAGATTAAAGGTTATGGCGATCATCAATCATTGCTTGGTGGCCATTACACCATCTCAGATAATGATGAAGATAGAAGGGTCAGTGTATATGTTGATAGTTTAATAGTTGAAGAATTGaagcttgaaattttcaaactAAATAGTATTGACTTGCTAAAGGTGTCTTGGAAGGCACTTAATAACAATACAGTATTTGATAGGACATGTAACAATGGTGGTCTACAGACCGCTCTAATGTAACATCATCTTGCAAGAGTGCAAAcgattaaaaaactcactaaaTAAAGAGCGTGGCACCCGTGAGTATTCATACCATCTCTTTTGGGATGATACTCGTGAGCAAAACGAGTGCcataccctttaattagcaagttttttaatcgtTTGCACTCTCGCGagacattacatttgagcagtaccgtatgATATGGGGTATACACACATTATCAGACCTACTCTTCCAGAGCAGTCACTAAATATTTATGTAGGTTAAAAAATGTGGCAACTACAATTGTTTCATGGGAATAATCAACTATAGTACATTTCTGATATCCCTTGATAGTATATGGTCTCAGTGTATCACTGATGACAATAGCTCAAATACAATACTTCAAAATTTGTTATACTTTTCTAATAACAAAACCTATAATTATGTGTAGGTCGTTCCCAagtttttattaaggctttacagcacaagttgtTGTTAGACAATTTTTTTACATGTTCCCCACTCCTGCTTAtctgcaatgaaacaagataTTATTAGCTCAACATCAACATGTTGTAGTCaggttataataattatgtggtcCTTCACAGTTGTCAGTTGTAGTACATGCCCACTGTCTTCAACATTCCCCATTGGCTGGGAGCAACCGGAGACATCACCATAGAAACACCAGCAGCAAAATGGAGGTTACTCATGAACAAAATTTCCACATGGTAATAATACAAGTCACTAGTAATTTGCTAGTTTAACATGTTTACAGGAGTTTGTGTTAAGGGGGCGTCGATTTAATCAGTTCACTTGGGTTGACCATTACTGCCACACCTTCAACAGGTAGGGGATCCCCTAAAGCTTGTTACATTATGTTATTCCACAGGAGGTCTGGTGTTAGTAATGTGTCTCATTTTGAAATAGACCGGAAATATTGCCCATTCTGGTTCTCAAGGGTTCGTAGTTACACCAACAATACAATTGGTATTTTATGTTAACAAAAGACagcaatatacatatataataaatgCGGAGGGTGTGTCATCAACAGGGTGTGCATTAAATGGGCTTGATCTTGAAGTGAAGGCCGATGAGTGAGAAGACTAGACACTTCAAATCTTGTACTAAGTAGTAGAAACATCTTAAGCCTTCCTCATCCCTGTAACGAATAATACATTGTAATAGTCACTTGTCCATGATTACATttatattagtgtacacacatttacagTAGACTCTGAAACCTTCTATTAATCCTTATATTATTGGGGTACAGTTGATCCATAATTCATAATACACTGAGTAATACAAAGAGGCCAGGAAGATCTTTTAATCAGTAAGGGAAGAGGATGGTTGTCCAGCTACAATTACCTACCTATCACACACAAccaggagttcataatatttgtatgggctgTACAAAAGCACTGCTACAAGTTCACTTCTGCTGATGACAGAGAACTGTTTATAGGTGATGATTGGTGTTACTAAGGTAAAGTTTTTCTTCTAAGAGAAGCCTGAGGTGAGGTGTTACTTGTAGCAGTGCATTTGCTGaattagacactctcccatacaaatattatgaattcttgcgTTTaagtacacacatttagacaaTAGAACTCTGAAATAAGGACAGCCTAGAGGAATAGATCCGAGGAGTTAGTAAAACAAACTTAAATCTTGTAATTCAACAAATTATTTTAAGAATGTAACATGTCTGCATGCCACGTCATCAGAGGAGGTAGGAAGCATGCATGTTGAAAAGTGTACTGGACCTTCTTGGATGCTGAAATACCTCCCGATTGATGAAATACGACACAAGTACATGGCATTGGCACAATAAGCCCTGTTAAGCCTCACTAAATAGGTTAGTTTTTTAAACTTGGGCTATGTATAAATTGCGAGATCTTGCACCAGTACACGGATGCAGTAAACTCTTTGTTGATGAGCTAGGGAGAGGAGTCCCACTTGAGAAAACAGTATGAATAAAAACACCCAAGAAGTCATCCTAAGCAGCGTACTTCACTATGACTGTAGTGGCGTGTGCCCTAGTCAGGGATCACACAAGACTAGATGAAGAAAGACAGCAACAATGGGCCACCACAAAGAAGGCTAGAAATCATGGCCACCATGCAATCAACACAATTTTTTTCGTAGCACTTACTACccttccaacctcctctgccaTGTGATGGCAATGGATAAAC containing:
- the LOC136239633 gene encoding F-box only protein 9-like, translating into MHMESSDEDEEEAAPYSSVNMHEPEELSLFRQQWQLELQLQSTNKVQNALSVDAETKAKTFFSQGIAAERHGNHYQAISYYRQAIQLVPDIEHKMCYNDATTSGTETHEVGTSNLSSQLVENFQHLSLFVTCSPDIPTTQAHISCLPQEIMITILRWTVSSDLHLQCLEQVSMVCKGFYLLARQPSIWRLACTKLWGRDCVPSSYGGSWRHMFITRPHPHFHGLYISECSYVRQGEASLDRFYRPFHTVVYYRYLRFFSNGRVLYLTSPEDPASCVSKIKGYGDHQSLLGGHYTISDNDEDRRLSVVVHAHCLQHSPLAGSNRRHHHRNTSSKMEVTHEQNFHMEFVLRGRRFNQFTWVDHYCHTFNRRSGVSNVSHFEIDRKYCPFWFSRVRSYTNNTIGILC